Proteins co-encoded in one Medicago truncatula cultivar Jemalong A17 chromosome 8, MtrunA17r5.0-ANR, whole genome shotgun sequence genomic window:
- the LOC11411163 gene encoding vacuolar iron transporter 1: protein MACNSSNEHRLTLEPEKQILLNNHTEEHFTAGDIVRDIIIGASDGLTVPFALAAGLSGANVASSVILTAGIAEVAAGAISMGLGGYLAAKSEADHYNRELKREQEEIIAVPETEAAEVAEILAEYGIKPHEYGPVVDALTKNPQAWVDFMMKFELGLEKPDPMRALCSAMTIAIAYILGGIVPLIPYMFIPNASEAVLFSVIFTLIALLIFGFVKGCFTGSKPIKSAFETALIGAIASAAAFGLAKAFNP from the exons ATGGCTTGCAATAGCAGCAACGAACACAGACTAACCCTTGAACCTGAGAAACAGATCCTTCTCAATAACCACACTGAGGAGCATTTCACCGCCGGTGACATAGTCCGTGACATCATTATCGGTGCCTCTGACGGACTCACTGTTCCATTCGCTCTTGCTGCCGGTCTCTCTGGCGCCAATGTTGCCTCTTCCGTCATCCTCACTGCAGGCATAGCCGAAGTTGCTGCAGGCGCCATCTCCATGGGTCTCGGAGG TTATTTGGCAGCAAAAAGTGAAGCTGATCATTACAATAGAGAATTGAAAAGGGAGCAAGAAGAAATCATTGCTGTACCAGAAACTG aagcgGCTGAGGTGGCAGAAATATTGGCTGAATATGGAATAAAGCCACACGAATATGGACCTGTTGTCGATGCACTCACAAAGAATCCTCAAGCATGGGTTGATTTTATGATGAA ATTTGAGCTGGGACTAGAAAAGCCAGATCCAATGAGAGCATTGTGCAGTGCAATGACAATTGCTATTGCTTACATATTGGGTGGAATTGTTCCTCTCATTCCTTACATGTTCATTCCAAATGCATCAGAGGCTGTTCTTTTTTCAGTAATTTTTACATTGATTGCTTTGCTTATCTTTGGCTTTGTCAAGGGATGCTTCACCGGCAGCAAACCTATCAAAAGTGCTTTCGAAACTGCTCTCATCGGCGCCATTGCATCCGCAGCTGCTTTTGGTTTGGCAAAGGCTTTCAATCCATAG
- the LOC112417058 gene encoding disease resistance protein TAO1, which produces MELPSSLQHLVGLEELSLCYCRELETIPSSIGSLSKLSKLDLTYCESLETFPSSIFKLKLKKLDLHGCSMLKNFPDILEPAETFVHINLTKTAIKELPSSLEYNLVALQTLCLKLCSDLVSLPNSVVNLNYLSEIDCSGCCSLTEIPNNIGSLSSLRKLSLQESNVVNLPESIANLSNLKSLDLSFCKRLECIPQLPSSLNQLLAYDCPSVGRMMPNSRLELSAISDNDIFIFHFTNSQELDETVCSNIGAEAFLRITRGAYRSLFFCFPGSAVPGRFPYRCTGSLVTMEKDSVDCPNNYRLFGFALCVVLGRVDMVIDNIICKLTFESDGHTHSLPISNFGNNYYCYGKGRDMLFIQDHTFIWTYPLHFRSIDNRVFDAQKFTFEFSEVCEDNCLSYLKSDVMVKESGVCPFYTI; this is translated from the coding sequence ATGGAACTACCTTCATCATTGCAGCATTTGGTTGGACTTGAAGAATTGAGCTTGTGTTACTGTCGAGAGCTCGAGACTATTCCATCTTCCATTGGAAGTCTTAGCAAACTCAGCAAGTTAGACCTTACCTACTGTGAGTCACTTGAAACTTTTCCTAGCAGCATTTTCAAATTGAAGTTGAAAAAGCTTGATTTGCATGGTTGCTCAATGCTGAAAAACTTCCCAGATATCTTGGAGCCTGCAGAAACTTTTGTTCACATTAACCTAACAAAAACAGCAATTAAGGAACTGCCTTCATCTTTGGAGTATAATTTGGTTGCACTTCAAACCTTGTGCCTGAAGTTATGCAGTGATCTGGTGTCACTTCCAAACAGTGTTGTAAATCTAAACTATCTATCTGAGATTGATTGTTCTGGCTGTTGTAGTTTAACAGAAATCCCAAATAACATTGGTAGTTTGTCCTCATTGAGGAAACTTTCACTTCAAGAAAGCAATGTTGTGAACCTTCCTGAGAGCATAGCTAACctctcaaatttaaaatcactTGATTTAAGTTTTTGCAAAAGGCTTGAATGCATCCCACAACTTCCATCCTCTCTAAATCAATTGTTGGCGTATGATTGCCCGTCTGTTGGAAGAATGATGCCAAATTCAAGGTTGGAATTATCGGCAATTTCCGATAACGATATCTTCATATTCCATTTCACCAATAGTCAAGAACTGGATGAAACTGTTTGCAGTAATATCGGGGCTGAAGCATTTCTTAGGATCACCAGGGGTGCATATAGGTCTCTGTTCTTCTGTTTTCCTGGGAGTGCAGTTCCTGGTCGGTTCCCTTATCGTTGTACAGGAAGTTTGGTAACCATGGAAAAAGATTCTGTAGATTGTCCCAATAATTACAGGCTTTTTGGTTTTGCTCTGTGTGTGGTTTTGGGACGTGTGGATATGGTAATTGATAACATCATTTGCAAATTAACATTTGAATCTGATGGTCACACACACAGTCTTCCTATTTCTAACTTTGGCAATAATTACTATTGCTATGGGAAGGGTCGAGACATGTTATTCATCCAAGATCACACATTCATATGGACATATCCATTGCACTTTCGAAGCATTGACAACAGAGTCTTTGATGCCCAGAAATTTACTTTTGAGTTCAGTGAAGTCTGTGAAGACAATTGTCTCTCATATCTTAAATCGGATGTCATGGTGAAAGAGTCTGGAGTATGCCCTTTTTATACAATATGA
- the LOC11410139 gene encoding disease resistance-like protein DSC1: MGGIGKTTIASAIYRKLATQFSFNSIILNVQQEIERFGLHHIQSKYRFELLGENNTSSGLCLSFDQRLKWTKALLVLDDVNNSDQLRDLIGKLSKFAPGSRIIVTSRDMQVLKNVKADGIYEVKEMNFHESLRLFCLNAFKQSYPLEGYVGLSENILNYAKRVPLALKVLGFLLCGRPKEAWESQLQKLDKLPENDIFEVLKLSYVELDEEQNEIFLDIACFYRGHLENVVLQTLDSCGFSSLIGIEVLKDRGLISIVESRIVMHDLIQEMGHEIVHQQCVNDPGKRSRLWKHREIYKVLRNNKGTDAIRCILLDICKIEKVQLHAETFKKMDNLRMMLFYKPYGVSKESNVILPAFLESLPDDLKFLRWDGFPQKSLPEDFFPDNLVKLYMPHSHLKQLWQRDKNLIQIPDLVNAQILKK; encoded by the exons ATGGGAGGAATAGGGAAAACAACAATTGCTAGTGCAATATATCGCAAATTGGCAACCCAATTCAGTTTTAACAGCATCATCCTAAATGTTCAACAAGAAATAGAGAGATTTGGACTGCACCATATACAAAGCAAATATAGATTTGAGCTTCTGGGAGAAAACAACACATCCTCTGGATTATGTCTTTCATTTGATCAAAGGCTCAAATGGACTAAGGCTCTCCTTGTTCTTGATGATGTTAACAATTCGGATCAACTTAGAGATTTAATTGGAAAGCTTAGTAAGTTTGCACCAGGTAGTAGAATCATTGTGACTAGCAGAGACATGCAGGTACTGAAGAATGTCAAAGCTGATGGAATATATGAAGTCAAGGAGATGAATTTTCATGAATCTCTACGACTCTTCTGTTTAAATGCCTTTAAACAAAGTTATCCCTTAGAAGGTTACGTGGGGTTATCAgagaatatattaaattatgcCAAAAGGGTTCCATTAGCACTCAAAGTTTTGGGTTTTTTACTTTGCGGTAGACCAAAGGAAGCATGGGAAAGTCAGTTACAAAAGCTGGATAAGCTTCCTGAGAATGACATTTTCGAAGTGCTGAAATTGAGTTATGTAGAACTTGATGAAGAACAGAATGAGATATTTCTTGATATAGCTTGTTTCTATAGAGGACATTTGGAGAATGTTGTTTTACAAACACTGGATAGTTGTGGTTTCTCTTCCCTAATTGGAATAGAGGTTCTCAAAGATAGAGGCCTTATATCTATTGTGGAAAGTAGGATTGTTATGCATGATCTAATACAGGAAATGGGGCATGAAATTGTCCATCAACAATGTGTCAATGATCCTGGAAAACGCAGTCGACTATGGAAGCATAGAGAAATTTATAAAGTTTTAAGAAACAACAAG GGGACGGACGCAATCAGGTGTATATTGTTGGACATATGCAAGATAGAAAAGGTTCAACTACATGCTGAAACATTCAAAAAGATGGACAATCTTAGAATGATGTTATTCTATAAGCCTTATGGCGTTTCAAAAGAGTCAAATGTGATCCTTCCTGCATTTCTAGAAAGTCTTCCAGATGATTTAAAGTTTCTTCGTTGGGACGGATTCCCTCAAAAGTCTTTGCCAGAGGATTTTTTCCCCGACAATCTTGTTAAACTTTATATGCCCCATAGCCATCTTAAACAACTATGGCAGAGAGATAAG AACCTGATTCAGATACCAGACCTGGTCAATGCCCAAATATTGAAGAAGTAA
- the LOC11411164 gene encoding ell-associated factor Eaf, with protein MANKSKEEPKTAPEPDRWYNLTLGSSFKDDSSNKYCTLRYEFKPASVDKTKPGLLRKTKENRVSVEFHNNQIGKPKVTFEGNSEEYKENDAVLFFDGQTLRLERLDRAVKQLRHLRKPGESSAAVAGSVTAPSGPALDLRSSPIGKPVKPASFGSGRSSNQAIPVEVERIDIGEPENTGIKFDSKRSSDHLAELPTVSATSPAAINGVEEHREIDINDLFGSGTPEDDNDIEERDNVEEKDNVGFDMNVPLTDDEIADVDDSGDEVDKGPNAAEALRAHMNAEGREEQTSTSSSSSGSGSSSASGSGSSSSSDSDGSDEDSVNSI; from the exons ATGGCGAATAAGTCCAAAGAAGAACCGAAAACTGCTCCTGAGCCTGATAGATGGTACAATCTCACCTTAGGATCTTCTTTCAAAGATGATTCCTCTAACAAATATTGTACTCTTCGATACGAATTTAAACCTGCTTCAGTCGATAAGACTAAGCCTGGATTACTACGCAAGACCAAAGAGAATCGAGTCTCTGTCGAATTTCATAACAATCAGATTGGAAAACCTAAAGTCACATTTGAGGGTAATAGCGAGGaatacaaagaaaatgatgCTGTTTTGTTCTTTGATGGTCAGACACTTCGATTGGAGCGTCTTGATAGGGCCGTAAAGCAACTGCGCCATCTTCGTAAGCCTGGTGAGTCTTCAGCTGCTGTGGCTGGATCTGTTACTGCCCCATCTGGACCGGCTTTGGATCTTCGGTCATCTCCAATTGGGAAGCCTGTAAAACCAGCCTCTTTTGGTAGTGGCAGGAGCTCAAATCAAGCTATACCA GTTGAAGTGGAGCGTATTGATATTGGTGAACCTGAAAATACTG GCatcaaatttgattctaaaaggTCATCTGATCATCTAGCTGAACTACCCACTGTTTCTGCTACCTCACCAGCTGCCATAAATGGAGTTGAGGAACATCGAGAAATAGATATTAATGACCTTTTTGGCAGTGGAACACCTGAGGATGACAATGATATTGAAGAAAGGGATAATGTTGAAGAAAAGGATAATGTTGGATTTGACATGAATGTTCCACTCACTGATGATGAGATCGCTGATGTGGATGATAGTGGTGATGAGGTGGACAAAGGACCCAATGCTGCTGAGGCTCTGAGAGCCCACATGAATGCAGAGGGGAGAGAGGAGCAAACATCTACTTCTAGCAGTAGTAGTGGCAGTGGAAGCAGTAGTGCTAGTGGTAGTGGGAGCAGTAGCAGCAGTGACAGTGATGGCAGCGACGAAGACTCGGTTAACTCAATATAA